The genomic segment GAACGGCGGGAAGGGATCCGGGTACGACCAGCCCACCCGCTCGAGCCGGGAGTCCCCCACGACCACCGTCCAGTACTGGGCTTCACCCTTCCACTCACAACGCGAGCGACCGCTCGCGGGCTCGAGGTGGGCCGTGTCGACGTCCGCCCTCGGAACGTAGAAGGTCGGCGGGCTCGCGGTCTCGAGGATACGACAGGCGCTGTGGGTGTCGGCGATGATCACGCCCTGGCACCGGACGACCACGTGGCGGGTGTCGGCGACCAGGACCGGCGGGCGGGGGTAGTCCCAGACCGATTCCTGCCCCGGCTTCGGCTCCAGAGCGAAGGACGGGCGTCCAGTGCCGATGTGTTTCCAGTGGCCGCGTCCGGCGCGGGC from the Candidatus Krumholzibacteriia bacterium genome contains:
- a CDS encoding DUF427 domain-containing protein, giving the protein MSDRIPDWARAGRGHWKHIGTGRPSFALEPKPGQESVWDYPRPPVLVADTRHVVVRCQGVIIADTHSACRILETASPPTFYVPRADVDTAHLEPASGRSRCEWKGEAQYWTVVVGDSRLERVGWSYPDPFPPFEAVAGHIAFYPAQLECTVDGERVRPQPGGFYGGWVTDEIVGPMKGEAGTGGW